A portion of the Paenibacillus marchantiae genome contains these proteins:
- a CDS encoding TetR/AcrR family transcriptional regulator → MPKIVDHDKQRLLVAEAAWRVIRRDGMEQASVRNIAVEAGISAGSMRHYFSTQSELLLYAMNLVSERVSNRITQISFDASPLENMKLLLLELLPSTDEKMAEMEVWYAFTAKSKTDPVLKEHADKVYDELRHAMAKVITYLMELNLCRTDIDKELEIERLYALVDGLGIHAILRPDQMNTKIMENILTTHLATLCRDAE, encoded by the coding sequence ATGCCTAAAATAGTTGATCACGATAAACAACGTCTGCTCGTAGCCGAAGCGGCTTGGCGTGTCATCCGAAGAGATGGCATGGAACAGGCCTCCGTTCGAAATATTGCGGTAGAAGCTGGAATATCGGCCGGGTCTATGCGCCACTACTTTTCAACCCAATCAGAACTACTCCTATACGCAATGAATCTGGTATCCGAACGTGTATCGAATCGAATCACACAGATTTCCTTTGATGCATCTCCTTTGGAGAATATGAAGCTTCTGTTGTTAGAACTCTTGCCAAGTACGGATGAAAAAATGGCCGAAATGGAGGTGTGGTACGCTTTTACAGCCAAGTCCAAGACTGACCCTGTTCTCAAAGAGCATGCCGACAAAGTATATGATGAACTCAGACACGCGATGGCTAAAGTTATCACCTACCTCATGGAACTCAATCTCTGCCGAACAGACATCGACAAGGAACTGGAAATTGAAAGGCTGTACGCACTGGTCGACGGTTTGGGTATTCATGCGATTCTTCGTCCTGACCAGATGAACACCAAGATTATGGAGAACATCCTTACCACACATCTTGCAACGTTATGCCGGGATGCAGAATAA